From a single Cotesia glomerata isolate CgM1 linkage group LG6, MPM_Cglom_v2.3, whole genome shotgun sequence genomic region:
- the LOC123267486 gene encoding uncharacterized protein LOC123267486 — MEVPQSAFVTMEELVEEAAVTEEQDKVLDRLKLAAEEWLPTGWRNWKVVNLSKEEIFGDELDPQVLNKLRFALPTVAIARAFNPSTQDLPEKQYRDFKVEMLNWAFCRALIMSPPAVVNKIKGSASQAEIFLHALKPLKDQFISRKQAADLLRPEEETSEEEQNENEPLDGAAGKRRIPMPNNPAKRSRIAQLEERMENMFHVLLDKIENKNAENEWSVGSSEESDGESLSDGDPTIDQIADATAWKAPELMPTQEKQPVSLEALALVPQVKESAPAVPPPAPEIKAQGLECQKLGTASWNRIRYKDVQKKLQASPVFDALKVNSQLESLAPKSFANSMLERAEEMAGTITHGLLKQRQKLSEGMQRIAQKYPEAFDEIKNNFLGDSAFKEISDDLLHYTCARRAELIELRRKSYKPKDHHLAAKLAEIPPSESHLFDEEALSKFFDQRGGFHRVFYQRPQSFAPKAAKGGNFRSSKPQPSRGPSNSAQPREQKSSSHKSSSSANSSSFRKPSTRDFRKSSARTGSAGKDRPRRL, encoded by the coding sequence ATGGAAGTCCCACAGTCGGCCTTCGTGACTATGGAGGAGCTAGTGGAAGAAGCAGCCGTGACTGAGGAGCAGGACAAGGTCCTGGACAGACTGAAATTGGCAGCAGAAGAATGGTTACCGACTGGTTGGAGAAATTGGAAGGTAGTAAATCTCTCCAAGGAAGAGATTTTTGGGGATGAGCTAGATCCTCAAGTGCTTAACAAGCTAAGATTTGCTTTGCCTACAGTGGCAATTGCTCGGGCGTTTAACCCGTCGACTCAAGACCTACCAGAGAAACAGTATCGGGACTTCAAGGTCGAAATGTTGAACTGGGCTTTTTGCAGAGCTCTCATCATGAGTCCTCCAGCGGTGGTTAATAAGATTAAGGGTTCAGCGAGTCAGGCAGAAATATTTTTGCACGCTTTGAAGCCCTTAAAGGACCAGTTCATTTCCCGTAAGCAAGCGGCAGACTTGTTAAGGCCCGAGGAAGAAACTTCGGAGGAGGAACAGAACGAAAATGAACCTCTTGATGGTGCTGCTGGTAAGAGAAGGATTCCAATGCCGAACAATCCGGCCAAAAGATCAAGGATTGCGCAGTTAGAAGAAAGGATGGAGAACATGTTCCACGTCTTGTTagataaaattgaaaacaagAACGCTGAAAATGAGTGGAGTGTTGGCAGCTCAGAGGAATCGGATGGTGAGAGTTTGTCGGACGGCGATCCGACCATCGATCAGATTGCCGATGCAACAGCATGGAAGGCACCCGAGTTGATGCCGACCCAGGAAAAGCAACCAGTTAGTTTGGAAGCTCTGGCTTTAGTTCCTCAAGTTAAAGAAAGTGCTCCGGCAGTTCCACCTCCGGCTCCAGAAATCAAAGCGCAGGGCTTAGAGTGCCAAAAGCTGGGTACTGCAAGCTGGAACAGGATTAGGTACAAGGATGTTCAGAAAAAGCTTCAAGCCTCGCCGGTATTCGACGCTCTCAAAGTAAATAGCCAATTGGAGAGTCTTGCACCTAAGTCCTTTGCCAATTCAATGTTGGAAAGAGCGGAAGAAATGGCAGGAACGATCACTCATGGCCTACTGAAACAGCGTCAGAAGCTCTCTGAGGGGATGCAGAGGATAGCGCAAAAGTACCCCGAAGcttttgatgaaattaaaaacaactttttagGTGACTCGGCCTTCAAGGAGATTTCCGACGACCTGCTTCATTACACATGCGCGAGGCGAGCAGAATTGATTGAGTTGAGGAGAAAGTCATACAAACCTAAGGATCATCATCTAGCGGCGAAGCTGGCTGAGATTCCTCCCTCTGAGTCTCACCTGTTCGATGAGGAAGCTTTGTCAAAATTCTTTGATCAGCGAGGTGGCTTTCACAGAGTTTTTTACCAACGACCCCAGAGCTTTGCCCCGAAAGCTGCAAAAGGGGGAAACTTTCGTAGCTCCAAACCCCAGCCAAGTCGCGGCCCAAGTAACTCGGCTCAGCCACGAGAACAAAAAAGCAGCTCGCACAAATCGTCATCCTCAGCGAATTCGTCCTCCTTTCGAAAGCCAAGCACCAGAGACTTCAGAAAGTCCTCTGCAAGAACCGGTTCAGCTGGTAAGGACAGGCCCAGGAGATTATGA